A region from the Flavobacterium enshiense genome encodes:
- a CDS encoding (4Fe-4S)-binding protein has translation MESAKEYTNGEITIVWKQHLCQHSGNCVRGLPEVFRAKVQPWINPRGASSDEMMEQVKKCPSGALSFYYNKDKVKDGE, from the coding sequence ATGGAAAGTGCAAAAGAATACACAAATGGAGAAATCACTATTGTCTGGAAGCAACACTTGTGTCAGCATTCCGGTAATTGCGTTCGCGGATTACCTGAAGTTTTCCGTGCCAAAGTCCAGCCATGGATTAATCCCCGCGGAGCCAGTTCGGACGAAATGATGGAACAGGTGAAGAAATGCCCGTCAGGCGCTTTGTCATTTTATTATAATAAAGATAAGGTTAAGGATGGAGAATAG
- a CDS encoding DUF2062 domain-containing protein yields MKWKTIVDFFWKIAKSHNSAEEIAWGAAIGTFISVFPTFGLGAPLVIVLSRVLKFNLAIALAASIISNPLTSPFFMLLNYKVGSMFFKNPIVFDIDNWKENLKDTGLTILIGAIIVSGAMAVIAYFFSKFMVLKLRNKNQP; encoded by the coding sequence ATGAAGTGGAAAACAATAGTTGATTTCTTTTGGAAGATTGCTAAATCACACAACAGTGCGGAAGAGATTGCCTGGGGAGCTGCCATCGGAACATTCATCAGTGTATTTCCTACTTTCGGATTGGGCGCCCCGCTTGTGATTGTATTAAGTCGGGTACTGAAATTTAATTTGGCCATAGCCCTTGCTGCCAGTATCATTTCAAACCCGCTCACGAGTCCTTTCTTTATGCTTCTGAATTATAAAGTCGGTTCGATGTTTTTTAAGAATCCCATTGTGTTTGACATCGATAACTGGAAAGAAAATTTGAAGGATACAGGATTGACTATTTTAATCGGGGCAATTATTGTCAGTGGCGCTATGGCGGTTATCGCCTATTTCTTTTCAAAATTCATGGTTTTGAAATTGAGGAATAAAAACCAACCCTGA
- a CDS encoding GNAT family N-acetyltransferase, producing MENSLDALPLRINEEKGRFELEVEGYIAFSEFKITKQNIIFITHTEVPPALEGKGVGSALVLKTLHWIKEKGYPLAPLCPFVASYIKRNPEWKEILATGYNV from the coding sequence ATGGAGAATAGTCTGGACGCCTTGCCACTCCGTATTAATGAGGAGAAAGGTCGTTTCGAACTGGAAGTGGAAGGATACATCGCTTTTTCTGAATTCAAGATCACCAAGCAAAACATCATTTTTATAACCCATACCGAAGTACCACCGGCCTTGGAAGGAAAGGGTGTCGGTTCTGCATTGGTTTTGAAAACCCTGCATTGGATCAAAGAGAAAGGCTATCCGTTGGCGCCGCTTTGTCCATTTGTGGCTTCTTACATCAAAAGGAATCCGGAATGGAAAGAAATTCTTGCAACGGGCTATAATGTTTGA
- the queG gene encoding tRNA epoxyqueuosine(34) reductase QueG, whose product MTNQQSKYTQMIKSEAARLGFLSCGISKAGFLEEEAPRLERWLKNGMQGEMHYMENHFDKRLDPTLLVDDAKSVISLLLNYFPSETQNPESYKISKYAYGEDYHFVIKDKLKDLLQFIQTEIGEVSGRAFVDSAPVLDKAWAAKSGLGWIGKNSNLLSKQVGSFFFIAELIVDLELDYDTITTDHCGKCTACIDACPTEAIVAPYLVDGSKCISYFTIELKDNLPETMKGKFDDWMFGCDVCQDVCPWNRFSKPHNEPLFNSNPELLSFTKKDWIEITEETFRRVFKNSAVKRTKLSGLKRNIDFLK is encoded by the coding sequence ATGACAAACCAACAATCAAAATACACGCAAATGATAAAGTCCGAAGCCGCTCGCCTCGGGTTTTTGTCGTGCGGTATTTCCAAGGCCGGTTTTCTGGAAGAAGAAGCCCCGCGCCTGGAACGCTGGCTCAAAAACGGAATGCAGGGCGAAATGCACTACATGGAAAATCATTTCGACAAACGCCTAGATCCAACATTATTGGTAGACGACGCGAAAAGCGTGATTTCCCTATTGCTGAATTACTTTCCTTCGGAAACTCAAAATCCGGAAAGTTACAAGATTTCGAAATATGCTTATGGAGAGGATTACCATTTCGTAATCAAAGACAAACTCAAAGACCTGCTGCAATTCATCCAAACCGAAATCGGAGAGGTGTCCGGACGAGCGTTTGTAGATTCGGCACCAGTATTGGATAAGGCTTGGGCAGCCAAAAGCGGCTTGGGTTGGATAGGCAAAAACTCCAATCTGCTTTCCAAACAAGTCGGTTCCTTCTTTTTTATTGCAGAATTGATCGTGGATTTAGAGTTGGACTACGATACCATTACCACAGATCACTGCGGGAAATGTACCGCCTGCATTGATGCCTGTCCAACGGAAGCCATTGTGGCACCATACTTAGTGGATGGCAGTAAATGCATTTCGTATTTTACCATCGAACTGAAAGACAATCTTCCCGAAACGATGAAAGGCAAATTCGATGACTGGATGTTCGGCTGCGATGTCTGTCAGGATGTTTGTCCGTGGAACCGTTTTTCAAAACCGCATAACGAACCGCTTTTTAATTCGAATCCCGAATTACTGTCGTTTACCAAAAAAGACTGGATAGAAATCACGGAAGAAACGTTCCGCAGGGTTTTTAAAAATTCGGCTGTAAAAAGAACCAAGTTAAGCGGGCTAAAGCGCAATATTGATTTTTTAAAATAA
- a CDS encoding NADP-dependent malic enzyme, with amino-acid sequence MHKDSKRREALLYHAKPTPGKIQVVPTKKYATQRDLALAYSPGVAEPCLEIEKDVENVYKYTAKGNLVAVISNGTAVLGLGDIGPEASKPVMEGKGLLFKIFADIDVFDIEVDTKDVEKFIETVKNIAPTFGGINLEDIKAPESFEIERRLVEELNIPVMHDDQHGTAIISSAALLNAVELAGKKMDEVKMVVSGAGSAAIACANLYVSFGVKRENIVMFNSKGALRKDDPKISEMQRAYATDKHFEGLGDAMKDADVFIGLSSGDIVTPEMLLSMADNPIVFAMANPTPEIRYDLAIATRKDIIMATGRSDHPNQVNNVLGFPFIFRGALDVRATKINEEMKKAAVVALANLAKASVPEQVNIAYGETKLTFGRDYIIPKPFDPRLIAEVPPAVAKAAMESGVATAPIADWDTYREELLERMGSDNKMVRLLHNRAKTDPKRIIFAEADHLDVLKAAQIVMEEGIGTPILLGNKETILELKEEIGFDDDVVIIDPKTKEEEGRRNRFADVYWEARRRRGTSLLDAQKWMRERNYFAAMMVNEGEADALVTGYSRSYPTVVKPMLELIPRQQGVHRIATTNMMMTKRGPVFLADTAINPNPSAEDLARIALMAAKTVRMFGMEPVIAMVSFSNFGSSSAESAVKIRNAVAILHEQYPDLIVDGEIQTDFALNQEMLASKFPFSKLANKNVNTLVFPNLDAANITYKMLKELNKVMSVGPIMMGLDKPVHIFQLGASVEEMVNMAAVAVVDAQEKEKKLKQIIVK; translated from the coding sequence ATGCACAAAGACAGTAAAAGAAGAGAAGCTTTATTATACCATGCCAAACCCACCCCTGGTAAAATTCAGGTGGTACCCACTAAAAAATATGCAACACAAAGAGACTTGGCATTAGCCTATTCACCTGGAGTTGCCGAGCCTTGTTTAGAAATCGAAAAAGACGTAGAGAACGTTTATAAATATACTGCAAAAGGAAATTTAGTAGCCGTTATTTCAAATGGAACCGCTGTTTTAGGTTTAGGGGATATCGGTCCAGAAGCCTCAAAACCTGTAATGGAAGGGAAAGGTCTTTTGTTCAAAATCTTCGCGGATATTGATGTTTTCGATATCGAAGTAGATACCAAAGATGTTGAAAAATTCATCGAAACCGTAAAAAATATAGCACCGACTTTCGGAGGTATCAATTTAGAAGATATCAAAGCACCGGAGTCTTTTGAAATCGAAAGACGTTTGGTGGAAGAATTGAATATTCCGGTAATGCACGACGACCAACACGGAACCGCCATCATTTCCTCGGCAGCATTACTAAATGCAGTGGAATTGGCCGGAAAGAAAATGGATGAAGTGAAAATGGTGGTTTCCGGAGCAGGTTCCGCAGCCATCGCCTGTGCGAATCTGTATGTTTCTTTTGGTGTGAAACGCGAAAATATCGTCATGTTCAACAGTAAGGGGGCTTTACGCAAAGACGATCCGAAAATTTCGGAAATGCAGCGTGCATATGCTACCGATAAGCATTTTGAAGGACTTGGGGATGCCATGAAAGACGCTGATGTTTTCATCGGATTGTCTTCCGGTGATATTGTGACCCCTGAAATGTTGTTGAGTATGGCGGATAACCCGATTGTTTTTGCTATGGCAAATCCAACGCCGGAAATCCGATACGATTTGGCCATCGCTACCCGTAAAGATATCATCATGGCAACCGGTCGTTCCGATCATCCTAATCAGGTGAATAACGTACTTGGTTTCCCGTTCATTTTCCGTGGAGCGCTTGACGTTCGTGCGACGAAAATCAACGAAGAAATGAAAAAGGCAGCGGTAGTTGCCTTAGCGAACCTGGCAAAGGCTTCTGTGCCTGAGCAGGTGAATATCGCTTACGGTGAAACGAAACTGACTTTCGGCCGTGATTATATTATTCCGAAGCCGTTCGACCCGAGATTGATTGCCGAAGTGCCTCCAGCAGTTGCAAAAGCCGCTATGGAATCCGGTGTTGCTACAGCACCTATTGCGGATTGGGATACATACAGAGAGGAACTTTTGGAGCGAATGGGCTCGGACAACAAGATGGTCCGTTTGCTGCATAACCGTGCGAAGACCGATCCTAAAAGAATAATTTTTGCCGAAGCCGATCATTTGGATGTATTGAAAGCTGCCCAAATTGTGATGGAAGAAGGTATCGGAACGCCAATTTTATTAGGAAATAAAGAAACAATTTTAGAACTGAAAGAGGAAATTGGTTTTGATGATGATGTAGTTATTATCGATCCTAAAACCAAGGAAGAAGAAGGAAGAAGAAATCGTTTTGCTGATGTATATTGGGAAGCCAGAAGACGAAGAGGGACTTCGTTATTGGATGCTCAAAAGTGGATGCGCGAGCGTAATTATTTTGCTGCAATGATGGTGAATGAAGGCGAGGCAGATGCTTTGGTTACCGGATATTCCAGAAGTTACCCTACAGTGGTAAAGCCAATGTTAGAGTTAATACCTAGACAACAAGGTGTTCATCGCATTGCGACCACAAATATGATGATGACTAAACGCGGTCCTGTGTTTTTAGCTGATACGGCTATCAACCCTAATCCTTCAGCCGAAGACTTGGCCAGAATTGCATTAATGGCTGCGAAAACGGTTCGTATGTTCGGGATGGAACCAGTAATCGCTATGGTTTCTTTTTCCAATTTCGGGTCTTCATCTGCAGAAAGTGCGGTAAAGATCAGAAATGCAGTTGCGATTTTGCATGAGCAGTACCCGGATTTGATTGTTGATGGTGAAATCCAAACCGATTTTGCATTGAATCAGGAAATGTTGGCAAGTAAATTCCCGTTCTCGAAACTAGCCAATAAAAATGTAAATACTTTGGTGTTTCCTAATCTGGATGCAGCCAACATCACTTACAAAATGTTGAAAGAATTGAATAAAGTGATGTCGGTAGGGCCAATTATGATGGGGTTAGATAAACCGGTTCATATTTTCCAGTTGGGAGCCAGCGTGGAAGAGATGGTCAATATGGCTGCTGTTGCAGTAGTAGATGCACAGGAGAAAGAGAAAAAGCTTAAACAAATCATAGTAAAATAA
- the ruvB gene encoding Holliday junction branch migration DNA helicase RuvB, whose amino-acid sequence MNENLNPNKERCTPQEVDIEKALRPLSFDDFTGQDQVLENLKIFVEAANLRGEALDHTLFHGPPGLGKTTLANILANELGVGIKITSGPVLDKPGDLAGLLTNLDERDVLFIDEIHRLSPIVEEYLYSAMEDFKIDIMIESGPNARTVQINLNPFTLVGATTRSGLLTAPMRARFGIQSRLQYYNTELLTTIVQRSSAILNMPISMEAAIEIAGRSRGTPRIANALLRRVRDFAQIKGNGKIDIEIARYALKALHVDAHGLDEMDNKILTTIIDKFKGGPVGLTTLATAVSESGETIEEVYEPFLIQEGFIIRTPRGREVTEKAYKHLGKIRNNIQGGLF is encoded by the coding sequence ATGAATGAAAATCTGAATCCCAATAAAGAGCGTTGCACCCCGCAGGAAGTTGATATAGAAAAGGCATTGCGCCCACTGAGTTTTGATGATTTTACCGGACAGGATCAGGTCCTGGAGAATCTGAAGATATTTGTGGAAGCGGCCAATCTGCGAGGCGAGGCTTTAGATCATACCCTTTTTCACGGTCCCCCGGGATTAGGAAAGACAACTTTGGCGAATATTTTAGCCAACGAATTGGGCGTGGGCATCAAAATAACTTCCGGCCCCGTATTGGACAAACCCGGCGATTTAGCGGGATTGCTTACCAATTTGGATGAACGCGACGTTTTGTTCATAGACGAAATCCATCGTCTGAGTCCGATAGTGGAAGAATACCTGTATTCCGCCATGGAGGATTTCAAGATTGATATCATGATCGAAAGCGGACCCAATGCCCGTACGGTACAGATTAACCTGAACCCGTTTACCCTGGTAGGGGCAACCACACGTTCCGGATTGCTGACAGCGCCCATGCGTGCACGTTTCGGAATCCAAAGCCGCTTACAATATTACAATACTGAATTGTTAACCACGATCGTTCAGCGAAGTTCAGCGATTTTAAACATGCCGATTTCAATGGAAGCCGCCATCGAAATTGCAGGTCGAAGCCGAGGAACGCCTCGTATTGCCAATGCGCTATTACGTCGTGTTCGTGACTTTGCTCAGATAAAAGGCAATGGGAAAATCGATATCGAAATTGCCCGATATGCCTTGAAGGCTTTACACGTAGATGCGCACGGTCTGGACGAAATGGACAACAAGATTCTTACGACTATTATCGATAAATTCAAGGGCGGTCCAGTGGGTCTGACCACTTTGGCGACAGCTGTTTCTGAAAGCGGGGAGACCATTGAGGAAGTATACGAACCGTTTTTAATTCAGGAAGGATTCATCATCCGTACGCCAAGAGGAAGGGAAGTAACGGAGAAAGCGTATAAGCATTTAGGAAAAATCCGAAATAATATTCAGGGAGGATTGTTTTAG
- a CDS encoding phospholipase D-like domain-containing protein — protein MKNGFSSNIAADSITLVHSGRDYFDRLLKLINEASTEIHFQTYIIEDDITGNKIVNALKKAVLRKVNVYLLLDGLGSRALPDKFITDLQQSGIYFRFFAPLFSYQSFYFGRRLHHKIVVADAKTVLIGGINIAKKYEGTATEAPWLDYAVLINDSTIAQQAQSICHYYFFKKGKRPNGKTLLEKVNNQNTIKLIQNDWLRRKNEIQKTYLKSIQNAQNEIIIVCGYFLPGRKLTQALKQAAQRNVRIRLILSSVSDVPLVKGAINYYYPFLLRNNIELYEWNQSILHGKTAVMDQTWSTIGSFNLNHLSSYASIEMNVCIDSVLFAQKYQNHLELIISQCLQITPAAFKKQNNPLERFKDWNSYHIVRFFEILLTYLPYNRFLKRR, from the coding sequence ATGAAAAACGGCTTTTCTTCAAATATTGCTGCAGACTCCATCACACTCGTTCACAGCGGAAGGGATTATTTTGACAGGCTGCTAAAACTGATTAATGAAGCGTCTACCGAAATTCATTTTCAAACCTACATCATCGAAGACGACATTACCGGAAACAAAATAGTCAACGCTCTCAAAAAAGCCGTCTTGAGAAAGGTTAACGTTTATCTTTTATTGGATGGACTGGGTTCTCGTGCTTTGCCAGACAAATTTATTACCGATTTACAGCAAAGCGGTATCTATTTTCGTTTTTTCGCCCCACTGTTTTCCTATCAGTCATTTTACTTCGGAAGACGGCTGCATCATAAAATTGTTGTTGCCGATGCAAAAACCGTCCTGATTGGTGGTATAAATATTGCCAAAAAATATGAAGGTACGGCTACAGAAGCTCCTTGGCTGGATTATGCCGTTTTAATCAATGACAGCACAATTGCACAACAGGCACAATCGATTTGTCATTACTATTTTTTCAAAAAAGGGAAACGTCCTAACGGAAAAACACTTTTAGAAAAAGTAAACAATCAAAACACCATAAAGCTGATACAAAATGACTGGCTCAGACGGAAAAACGAAATTCAGAAGACTTATCTGAAATCCATTCAGAATGCACAGAACGAAATAATAATTGTATGTGGTTATTTTTTACCCGGAAGAAAACTCACTCAGGCACTTAAGCAAGCGGCGCAAAGAAACGTCCGTATCCGACTAATTCTTTCCAGCGTATCAGATGTCCCCTTAGTAAAAGGAGCCATCAATTATTATTATCCTTTTCTGCTGCGGAATAACATTGAACTTTACGAGTGGAATCAATCCATTTTACACGGAAAAACCGCCGTTATGGATCAAACATGGAGCACCATCGGATCATTCAACCTGAATCATTTAAGTTCATATGCCAGTATCGAAATGAATGTCTGCATTGATTCAGTTTTGTTTGCTCAAAAATATCAAAATCACCTCGAGCTAATCATTTCACAATGTCTACAAATCACTCCGGCCGCCTTTAAAAAACAAAACAATCCGCTGGAGCGATTCAAAGATTGGAACTCCTATCACATTGTTCGCTTTTTCGAAATCCTACTTACATACCTGCCTTATAACCGATTTCTAAAACGACGCTAA